The stretch of DNA CATAATAATATACAATGTTCGTCCATGCTTACAAAGTGCGGATGCTCGTCCACGTGGAACGTATGTGCTTTAAGCGCGAATTAAAATACTTTtgcaaattaatttatttttaatttatttttaatttatttttgatttttttattttaaattaataaaaaaaaaccccGAAAGTTGCCTCTTGCCTCTTAGCAATGGACAAATATCAAAGCGGCCCCtccttaaatctgacttcgaatTAGCGCCCTAAAACCCCTTCTCTTCTCCCCCGCGCTGCTGGATATGCATCTCACACTGGAGGCACGAGCGAGCCCGGGCAAGCTCAAACACGTAAACTGGTCAGTTTTTTTCTTCGTGTCCGCTTTTGTGAATCAGTTCCTTCGATTTTTAGTGTCAGACTTGTTTGTGATTTTTCAATTTAGCTCATAGTTTCTTCGTAGGCTGTTTATTGGATAATTACTATGGTTGGTAACTCGTTTTCGGCGATTCCAGGGTTCTTGTTAGGAGCATGGTACTTTAACTAAGTATAATATGTGCTACTTCTCTGCTGATTGTACTTCTTTCTTGGCTTGCTGGCTCGAACATATCCAATTGGGTTATGGTAAAGGGATGGGCTTTTGAGTTGTCATATCTTACAATAGTGGAACTGTTTTCAAGTGCATTAAATCTGTTGGGGTTTATCTTTTATAGTTGTAGATCATTCAAGAATTTTGTCTGAAACGATAGTGTGCAAGCGAGAATTAACTTCCCCAAATCCCCATAAGCAGAAGTGGCAAATGTTCTTAAAAAACAGTGGACGTTCACTCCATTTGTTTGCAAATGAACAAGTTGCCAGATTTTTCAACGTGAATCTTTTGGAATTTGATGTAATATTAGTTTTGAGTGAAGACATGTCATTTCACAACTTTCTTTTTCTTTAGGACATGTTAGCAACTATCTTTAAAAACAGGGGTAGACCACTTTAATTTTCACACGTGGTATATGTGATTGAACATATCATGCAGGGTAAATGAAATTCACGTGTGTGTTGAATTCCTCGATTCTCTCTGAGAATTTTGATTTCATGCTTGTATTCACATTTACATTACGTGTTGCTCATGCTAATTGAGCAGCCTGTGTATTTATCAGGGTTACTCTATGTACTTTGCTTGATGCCTAGCTCCTGTATCACGAATCTTTCGAGATGAGCATGGAAGTTGATTTAAGAATGCTTGAGTCAGTTCATGGTCCCCAGGCTCTGCACAAGAGAAGAAGAATTTCTGTTGACGGGGTGGATACTTTTCTCTCATGTCAGGTTTCTCGTCAAGTTGGAACTTCCTTACCAACGCTACGACGCTCAGATTATTATACGAAACCTTGCTTAAGTGAGTTAGCTATTCAGGAGTTTACAAATCCAGGTTACTGTAGCAGAGTCCTAGATTTTACTGTTGGAAGGGTTGGTTATGGATGGGTTAAATTTGTTGGGGAGACTGATATCAGATTTTTGGATTTAGACAACATCATCAAATTCAATAGATGCGAAGTTATTGTCTATGAGGATGAAAGTTCCAAGCCCGTGGTTGGTCAGGGCCTCAACAAGAAAGCTGAAGTAACTTTAGCCCTGCGACTAAAACCTTTGGATTATTTTACCGAGGGGCGCATAAGAAAAATTGTGAGGACATTGAAACACAAGACGGGGAGTCAAGGGGCACAATTTCTCTCATTTGATCCACTTAATGGTGAATGGAAATTCTTGGTACAGCATTTTAGCAGATTTGGTCTGAGTGAAGATGAAGAGGATAATGTAATGAATGATGTGTCTCCGGAAGCTGAAGTTCCAACTGAAATGAATGACAATGAGGATTCAGATGTTGATGAAGTGACTGCCTTGGAAGATCCAACTCTGCTGTCACATTCTCTTCCTGCTCATCTTGGGCTTGACCCGATTAGGATGAAAGAATTGAGAATGTTATTGTTTCCTGCCGAGGAAGTTGAGGCAGAGGGTTTTAGTGGCATGCATTCACGTGATAGTCCAACATTTGCTAAAGAACCATCAACTTCTTCATTACTCCATTCTTCTTCAAAGACAGAGCATAAGATGAGCCCCCATTTGGTTCGCAAGACACCATTAGCTCTAATAGAGTATAACCCTGGAAGTTTTAGTTCTAACTGCCAGGGGTCCATGTTGATGGCTCAACAGAATAAAGGTTTGCATCTAAAGGTGTCTACATCTGAAGGTTTTAAGCTGGATCTTAAACTTCACAAAACACCATTATCCGGAAGTCATTCACATATGGTAGTTGATGCTGCATTGTTTATGGGTAGGTCTTTTCGAGTAGGATGGGGACCCAATGGAGTCCTTGTTCATTCTGGTATGCCTGTTGGCAGTGCTAATGCTCAATGTGTATTATCCTCTGTGATTAATCTTCAAAAGGTTGCAATTGACAACGTGATTAGAGATGAGAGTAATAAAGTGAATAAGGAACTCATCGACCTTTGCTTTGATTCCCCCCTCAATCTTCACAGGCAACTGAACCATGTTATAAAAAGAGTTGATCTGGGAACCTTTGATTTGAAGCTTCAAAAGCTTGTCTGTAACCAACTGACACTTCCAGAGGTTTGTCGAAGTTACATTGAGATAATTGAGAAGCAATTAGAGGTGTCAAGTTTACCACGGCTCCCTCGCGTTCTATTCATGCACCAAGTAATGGTTTGGGAATTAGTAAAAGTTCTCTTTTCATCGAGGAAAATGAGTGCAGAATTTAAGTCTCTTGAAGCCGATGACGAGGGAGATATGGTACCGGATGGGAGGCAAAATTATCCTGAAGTTGACCTGGAAGCACTGCCACTTATGAGGCGGGCAGAGTTTAGTTATTGGCTTCAAGAAAGTGTTTACCACCGTGTACAAGAGGATATTAGTTCACTAGACGAGTCCAATGATTTAGAGCACATATTCTTGCTTCTTACTGGTCGTCAGCTGGATGCTGCCGTGGAGCTTGCCGCTTCTAGAGGGGATGTAAGACTATCCTGTCTGCTGAGCCAGGCTGGTGGGTCCCCTACATCTCGTTCAGATATTGCTCATCAGCTTGATATTTGGAGAAAAAATGGAatggattttaatttttttgaagagAATAGGGTAAGGCTTCTTGAATTACTTGCTGGAAACATTCACGAAGCGCTGCACGATGTAAAAATTGACTGGAGAAGGTTCCTAGGACTGTTAATGTGGTATCAGTTTCCACCTGATATTTCATTGCCTGTTGTTTTTAATACTTACCAGAAGCTTCTTAATGATGGAAATGCTCCATATCCAGTTCCAGTTTATGTTGATGAAGGACCAATAGAAGAAGCTGGCAATTGGGAATTAGGTGAACATTTTGACCTTGCATATTATCTCATGCTTCTTCATGCTAGACAAGAAGATGATTTTGGTGCTCTAAAGACCATGTTCAGTGCTT from Primulina eburnea isolate SZY01 chromosome 6, ASM2296580v1, whole genome shotgun sequence encodes:
- the LOC140834972 gene encoding nuclear pore complex protein NUP96 isoform X2, producing MSMEVDLRMLESVHGPQALHKRRRISVDGVDTFLSCQVSRQVGTSLPTLRRSDYYTKPCLSELAIQEFTNPGYCSRVLDFTVGRVGYGWVKFVGETDIRFLDLDNIIKFNRCEVIVYEDESSKPVVGQGLNKKAEVTLALRLKPLDYFTEGRIRKIVRTLKHKTGSQGAQFLSFDPLNGEWKFLVQHFSRFGLSEDEEDNVMNDVSPEAEVPTEMNDNEDSDVDEVTALEDPTLLSHSLPAHLGLDPIRMKELRMLLFPAEEVEAEGFSGMHSRDSPTFAKEPSTSSLLHSSSKTEHKMSPHLVRKTPLALIEYNPGSFSSNCQGSMLMAQQNKGLHLKVSTSEGFKLDLKLHKTPLSGSHSHMVVDAALFMGRSFRVGWGPNGVLVHSGMPVGSANAQCVLSSVINLQKVAIDNVIRDESNKVNKELIDLCFDSPLNLHRQLNHVIKRVDLGTFDLKLQKLVCNQLTLPEVCRSYIEIIEKQLEVSSLPRLPRVLFMHQVMVWELVKVLFSSRKMSAEFKSLEADDEGDMVPDGRQNYPEVDLEALPLMRRAEFSYWLQESVYHRVQEDISSLDESNDLEHIFLLLTGRQLDAAVELAASRGDVRLSCLLSQAGGSPTSRSDIAHQLDIWRKNGMDFNFFEENRVRLLELLAGNIHEALHDVKIDWRRFLGLLMWYQFPPDISLPVVFNTYQKLLNDGNAPYPVPVYVDEGPIEEAGNWELGEHFDLAYYLMLLHARQEDDFGALKTMFSAFASTNDPLDYHMIWHHRSVLEAIGTFSSNDLHVLDMGFVSQLLCVGQCHWAIYVVLHMTHREDYPYLQTSVIREILLQYCEVWSAQDSQWRFIESLGVPSSWLHEALAIYFSYNGDLTKAMHHFIESSHWQKAHSIFFTSVAYSLFLSAKHSEIWRLATTLEDHKSEIEDWDIGAGIFISFYVLRSSLQEDSNTMTELGTLENKNDECTDFIVRLNKCLAVSGSKLSLDARVVCSKMAEEVCSLLLSDSPEGSSGEVQLSCFNTVFTAPIPENLRSYHLQDSVSLFTSCLSEMAQ
- the LOC140834972 gene encoding nuclear pore complex protein NUP96 isoform X1, which produces MSMEVDLRMLESVHGPQALHKRRRISVDGVDTFLSCQVSRQVGTSLPTLRRSDYYTKPCLSELAIQEFTNPGYCSRVLDFTVGRVGYGWVKFVGETDIRFLDLDNIIKFNRCEVIVYEDESSKPVVGQGLNKKAEVTLALRLKPLDYFTEGRIRKIVRTLKHKTGSQGAQFLSFDPLNGEWKFLVQHFSRFGLSEDEEDNVMNDVSPEAEVPTEMNDNEDSDVDEVTALEDPTLLSHSLPAHLGLDPIRMKELRMLLFPAEEVEAEGFSGMHSRDSPTFAKEPSTSSLLHSSSKTEHKMSPHLVRKTPLALIEYNPGSFSSNCQGSMLMAQQNKGLHLKVSTSEGFKLDLKLHKTPLSGSHSHMVVDAALFMGRSFRVGWGPNGVLVHSGMPVGSANAQCVLSSVINLQKVAIDNVIRDESNKVNKELIDLCFDSPLNLHRQLNHVIKRVDLGTFDLKLQKLVCNQLTLPEVCRSYIEIIEKQLEVSSLPRLPRVLFMHQVMVWELVKVLFSSRKMSAEFKSLEADDEGDMVPDGRQNYPEVDLEALPLMRRAEFSYWLQESVYHRVQEDISSLDESNDLEHIFLLLTGRQLDAAVELAASRGDVRLSCLLSQAGGSPTSRSDIAHQLDIWRKNGMDFNFFEENRVRLLELLAGNIHEALHDVKIDWRRFLGLLMWYQFPPDISLPVVFNTYQKLLNDGNAPYPVPVYVDEGPIEEAGNWELGEHFDLAYYLMLLHARQEDDFGALKTMFSAFASTNDPLDYHMIWHHRSVLEAIGTFSSNDLHVLDMGFVSQLLCVGQCHWAIYVVLHMTHREDYPYLQTSVIREILLQYCEVWSAQDSQWRFIESLGVPSSWLHEALAIYFSYNGDLTKAMHHFIESSHWQKAHSIFFTSVAYSLFLSAKHSEIWRLATTLEDHKSEIEDWDIGAGIFISFYVLRSSLQEDSNTMTELGTLENKNDECTDFIVRLNKCLAVSGSKLSLDASSIQTANLLSLNLRVVCSKMAEEVCSLLLSDSPEGSSGEVQLSCFNTVFTAPIPENLRSYHLQDSVSLFTSCLSEMAQ